From the Spiroplasma sp. BIUS-1 genome, one window contains:
- the rplB gene encoding 50S ribosomal protein L2, producing the protein MPIKKYKPTTNGRRNMTSLDYSILTTSKPEGSLVSKLNEKAGRNNHGQITTRHKGGGHKRKYRIIDFKRNKLDIAGKIATIEYDPNRNAFICLVNYIDGEKRYILFAKGMQVGQEIIASEHADIKVGNAAPLKNIPEGTLIHNVELRPGKGGQIARSAGSSVQILGKDEEGKYITLRLGSGEVRKVLAECYATIGEVGNEEYNLVNWGKAGRNRWRGIRPTVRGSVMNPIDHPHGGGEGRAPIGRKAPLTPWGKKALGVKTRDKKKASTKLIVRRRNDNK; encoded by the coding sequence ATGCCAATCAAAAAATATAAGCCTACGACAAACGGTCGTAGAAACATGACTAGCTTAGATTATAGTATCCTTACAACTTCAAAGCCTGAAGGTTCATTAGTTTCAAAACTAAATGAAAAGGCTGGAAGAAATAATCACGGTCAAATAACAACTCGCCACAAAGGTGGAGGGCACAAAAGAAAATATCGTATCATTGATTTCAAACGTAATAAATTAGATATTGCTGGAAAAATCGCAACTATCGAATATGATCCAAACAGAAATGCATTTATCTGTTTAGTGAATTACATCGATGGAGAAAAAAGATACATCTTATTTGCAAAAGGAATGCAAGTAGGACAAGAAATTATTGCAAGTGAGCATGCAGATATCAAAGTTGGTAATGCAGCACCACTTAAAAACATTCCTGAAGGAACATTAATTCACAACGTTGAATTAAGACCAGGAAAAGGTGGACAAATCGCACGTAGTGCAGGAAGTTCAGTACAAATCTTAGGTAAAGATGAAGAAGGAAAATACATCACTTTACGTTTAGGTTCAGGAGAAGTTAGAAAAGTACTTGCTGAATGTTATGCAACAATCGGTGAAGTAGGGAATGAAGAATACAACTTAGTAAACTGAGGAAAAGCTGGAAGAAACCGTTGAAGAGGAATTAGACCAACTGTTCGTGGGTCAGTTATGAACCCAATCGATCACCCTCACGGAGGGGGAGAAGGTCGTGCTCCAATCGGGCGTAAAGCTCCATTAACACCATGAGGTAAAAAAGCTCTTGGGGTTAAAACACGTGATAAAAAGAAAGCTTCTACTAAATTGATAGTAAGAAGAAGAAACGATAACAAATAG
- the rpsQ gene encoding 30S ribosomal protein S17 produces the protein MERNLRKTYTGRVVSDKMEKTITVLVETYKNHPIYKKRVKYSKKYKAHDENSVAQMGDRVEIMETRPMSKTKNFRLVRVVEKAII, from the coding sequence ATGGAAAGAAACTTAAGAAAAACTTACACTGGTAGAGTAGTTTCAGACAAAATGGAAAAAACTATCACTGTTTTAGTTGAAACATACAAAAACCACCCAATTTACAAAAAACGTGTTAAATATTCAAAAAAATATAAAGCACACGACGAAAATTCAGTTGCTCAAATGGGAGACAGAGTTGAAATTATGGAAACTCGCCCAATGAGTAAAACTAAAAACTTTAGACTTGTTAGAGTTGTTGAAAAAGCAATTATCTAA
- the rplO gene encoding 50S ribosomal protein L15 gives MKLHELKSTPGSKKDATRVGRGMASGKGKTSTRGHKGQNSRSGGGVRPGFEGGQTPLFRRLPKIGFTSLNRKEFVLINLDKLETLGLTDVNHKTLMDKKIIKNEKTLVKVLGNGKITKALNIKVNKVSKSAEESIKAAGGTVEVI, from the coding sequence ATGAAATTACATGAATTAAAATCTACACCAGGAAGCAAAAAAGACGCAACACGTGTTGGTCGTGGTATGGCTTCTGGTAAAGGTAAAACATCAACTAGAGGACACAAAGGTCAAAATTCACGTTCTGGTGGAGGGGTAAGACCTGGATTTGAAGGGGGACAAACTCCTTTATTCAGAAGATTACCTAAAATTGGATTTACAAGTTTAAACAGAAAAGAATTTGTATTAATCAATTTAGATAAATTAGAAACATTAGGTTTAACAGATGTAAATCACAAAACTTTAATGGATAAAAAGATTATTAAAAATGAAAAAACATTAGTAAAAGTGCTAGGTAATGGTAAAATTACTAAGGCATTAAATATTAAGGTTAATAAAGTATCAAAAAGCGCAGAAGAGTCAATCAAAGCTGCTGGGGGTACTGTAGAGGTGATTTAG
- the rplX gene encoding 50S ribosomal protein L24: MNKSKILRGDVVKVIAGNHKGKVGPVVKLSKDKKRVYVEGIVAIKHAKPSQTDQEGGIREIPASIDASNVSLVDPKAKDNATRVGYKIADGKKVRIAKKSGTEVK, from the coding sequence ATGAATAAATCAAAAATCTTAAGAGGAGATGTTGTAAAAGTTATCGCCGGAAATCACAAAGGTAAAGTTGGACCAGTAGTTAAATTATCAAAAGATAAAAAAAGAGTTTACGTTGAAGGAATCGTAGCAATTAAACATGCAAAACCTTCACAAACTGATCAAGAAGGTGGAATTAGAGAAATTCCTGCATCAATCGATGCATCAAACGTTTCACTTGTTGATCCAAAAGCGAAAGATAACGCTACAAGAGTTGGATACAAAATTGCAGATGGAAAAAAAGTAAGAATTGCTAAAAAATCTGGAACAGAAGTTAAATAG
- the rplP gene encoding 50S ribosomal protein L16: MLMPKRVKFRRPHRVSYEGKAKGGKFIAFGEYGLMSLDGAWITSRQIEAARIAMTRYMKRFGKVWIRIFPHMAKTKKPLEVRMGSGKGSPEEWVAVVKTGQFMFEIGGVSEEVAREALRLAMHKLPVRCKIVKRGDE; this comes from the coding sequence ATGTTAATGCCCAAAAGAGTTAAATTCCGTCGTCCTCACAGAGTAAGTTACGAAGGAAAAGCAAAAGGTGGAAAATTCATCGCATTTGGTGAATATGGATTAATGTCATTAGATGGTGCTTGAATTACTTCAAGACAAATTGAAGCAGCACGTATCGCTATGACTCGTTATATGAAACGTTTTGGAAAAGTTTGAATTAGAATATTCCCTCATATGGCAAAAACTAAAAAACCATTAGAAGTACGTATGGGTTCAGGGAAAGGATCTCCTGAAGAATGAGTAGCAGTAGTTAAAACTGGTCAATTCATGTTTGAAATTGGCGGAGTTTCAGAAGAAGTTGCTCGTGAAGCCTTACGTTTAGCAATGCACAAATTACCTGTACGTTGCAAAATCGTTAAGAGAGGTGATGAATAA
- a CDS encoding adenylate kinase, producing the protein MNIILLGAPGSGKGTLSEFLCEKNAFTQLSTGDLFRDNISNKTDLGIEAQKYMNEGKLVPDSVTNSMVEKYLESKAKDLIFDGFPRTSDQASALDDMLAKINDQIDKVVYLDIDESVLLGRLTGRLICKVCKRSFHKVNRKPLKEGICDFDGGELITRPDDQEDKIKTRLEAYNTQTAPLIEFYKDKIIKVDADNCTPEELYNSVIEVLGA; encoded by the coding sequence ATGAATATAATATTACTTGGAGCTCCAGGTAGTGGAAAAGGAACTCTTTCAGAGTTTCTTTGTGAGAAAAATGCATTTACTCAACTTTCTACTGGAGATTTATTTAGAGATAACATTTCAAATAAAACAGATTTAGGTATAGAAGCTCAAAAATATATGAATGAAGGAAAATTAGTTCCAGATTCAGTTACAAATTCAATGGTTGAAAAATACCTTGAATCAAAAGCAAAAGATTTAATATTTGATGGTTTCCCAAGAACTTCAGATCAAGCTTCTGCTTTAGATGATATGCTTGCAAAAATAAACGATCAAATCGATAAAGTAGTTTATCTTGATATTGATGAAAGTGTTTTATTGGGAAGATTAACAGGAAGATTAATTTGTAAAGTATGTAAAAGAAGTTTCCACAAAGTAAATAGAAAACCTTTAAAAGAAGGAATTTGTGATTTTGATGGTGGAGAATTAATTACAAGACCAGATGATCAAGAAGATAAAATCAAAACAAGATTAGAAGCATATAACACTCAAACAGCACCTTTAATAGAGTTTTACAAAGACAAAATTATTAAAGTAGATGCTGACAATTGTACACCAGAAGAATTATATAATTCTGTTATTGAAGTTTTAGGAGCTTAA
- the secY gene encoding preprotein translocase subunit SecY, with protein MAAKVNKRTKKAKSTKYKNEFAKGGFFIRNKDLVKRIVFTLIVLIIIRAGTLLTVPGVQVSENFKESVGSQDFFQLLSTLGGGSIGQFSIIALGVSPYITASIIVQLLSTDVVPVLTRWSKSGERGRRKLDRLTKVLAIPFALMQSIATIFTLTSQGLIDAKWGTNAAGTGPAWFYYILVPSVMLGGTFLMLWISDQITIKGIGNGVSIIIFTGIVSQMPSNFINTFKFWVELNGESTILFDGILKFLIYIVSFLLVIFVVVLMNEAERKIPIQQTGSGLVDTKDHTPYLPLKLNNAGVIPVIFASAIISTPMTVAQIVAASNPNNGFVAFTQNYLSFGTWWGIGIYGVLTILFTFLYAQVQINPEKITENFKKSGTFIPGIKPGKETEKFLTGVINRLSVVGAFFLAGIAVLPYVITKVTSLPSHLAIGGTGIIIVISVAIQTVQQLKGRLIQQSFLDKKQDKFKAEETTFESHIW; from the coding sequence GTGGCTGCTAAAGTTAATAAAAGAACTAAAAAAGCTAAATCAACTAAATATAAAAACGAATTCGCGAAAGGTGGTTTCTTTATAAGAAACAAGGACCTTGTAAAACGAATCGTTTTTACTTTAATAGTACTTATAATTATTAGAGCAGGAACACTTTTAACTGTTCCTGGAGTTCAAGTAAGTGAAAACTTCAAAGAAAGTGTTGGTAGTCAAGACTTTTTCCAATTACTTTCTACACTTGGAGGAGGATCAATTGGACAATTCTCAATTATTGCACTTGGAGTTTCTCCTTATATTACAGCTTCAATTATAGTTCAACTTCTATCTACTGATGTAGTTCCTGTTTTAACTAGATGAAGTAAATCAGGAGAAAGAGGAAGAAGAAAATTAGATAGACTTACAAAAGTATTGGCTATTCCGTTTGCATTAATGCAATCAATAGCTACAATATTTACACTTACAAGTCAGGGATTAATAGATGCTAAGTGAGGTACAAATGCAGCAGGTACTGGACCCGCTTGATTCTATTACATACTAGTTCCATCAGTAATGTTAGGTGGAACATTCTTGATGTTATGAATTTCAGATCAAATTACAATTAAAGGAATTGGTAATGGGGTTTCAATTATTATCTTTACAGGTATTGTTTCTCAAATGCCAAGTAACTTTATTAACACATTTAAATTCTGAGTAGAATTAAATGGTGAATCAACAATTTTATTTGATGGAATATTAAAGTTCTTGATATATATTGTTTCATTCTTACTTGTTATATTTGTAGTTGTTCTTATGAATGAAGCAGAAAGAAAAATTCCAATTCAACAAACTGGATCAGGACTTGTTGATACAAAAGATCACACCCCTTATTTACCTTTAAAATTAAATAATGCTGGTGTTATTCCAGTTATCTTTGCCTCAGCTATTATTTCAACACCAATGACAGTAGCTCAAATTGTAGCTGCATCAAATCCAAACAATGGATTCGTTGCATTTACTCAAAACTACCTATCATTTGGTACATGATGAGGAATTGGAATATATGGAGTATTAACAATATTGTTTACATTCCTTTATGCGCAAGTTCAAATAAATCCAGAAAAAATTACAGAGAACTTTAAAAAATCAGGAACATTTATTCCTGGTATTAAACCTGGAAAAGAAACTGAAAAATTCTTAACTGGAGTAATTAATAGATTAAGTGTTGTAGGAGCTTTCTTCTTAGCAGGAATTGCAGTACTACCATATGTAATCACTAAAGTAACTTCATTGCCATCACACTTGGCAATTGGGGGAACTGGAATAATAATTGTTATTTCTGTTGCAATTCAAACGGTGCAACAACTAAAAGGAAGATTAATACAACAATCATTCTTAGATAAAAAACAAGATAAATTCAAAGCGGAAGAAACTACTTTTGAATCACATATCTGATAA
- the rpsH gene encoding 30S ribosomal protein S8 has product MTTDVIADMLTRIRNANQRYHKEVLIPGSKVKLEIANILKKEGFIEDFKVADDFKKDITISLKYKGKIRVIKGLKRISKPGLRVYSNSHDLPQVLNGLGIAIVSTSNGIMTDKEARHQNIGGEVLAFVW; this is encoded by the coding sequence ATGACAACAGATGTAATCGCAGATATGCTTACTAGAATTAGAAATGCTAACCAACGTTATCACAAAGAAGTTCTAATTCCAGGAAGCAAAGTAAAATTAGAAATAGCAAACATTCTTAAAAAAGAAGGTTTCATCGAAGACTTCAAAGTTGCAGATGACTTTAAGAAAGACATTACAATAAGCTTAAAATACAAAGGGAAAATTAGAGTTATTAAAGGATTAAAAAGAATTTCAAAACCAGGATTAAGAGTTTACTCAAACTCTCACGACTTACCTCAAGTATTAAATGGGTTAGGTATCGCAATCGTTTCAACTTCAAACGGAATCATGACAGATAAAGAAGCTCGTCACCAAAACATTGGTGGAGAAGTTCTTGCATTTGTTTGATAA
- the map gene encoding type I methionyl aminopeptidase: MAITIKNAQQIEKMRYAGQVLAQALDELKKLVKPGVNCLELDKFFIDFITSKGCTSNFKGYGGFPAHICISINEQLIHGIPRDRVLQDGDIVSIDAGCVFEKYHADSAITVICGNSKDKKYDKLIELTEKSLYLAIDQVRAGVRIGTISSTVQNFIEENGYHLPTDYSGHGIGLEMHEDPFVPNVGVENTGMRLVPGMTICIEPMVQIGTHKTVVADDDWTVSSKDGSMTAHFEHTILVTEGDPEVLTLFKPKEETE; encoded by the coding sequence ATGGCAATTACAATTAAAAATGCTCAACAAATCGAAAAAATGAGATATGCTGGACAAGTACTTGCTCAAGCTTTGGATGAACTAAAAAAATTAGTTAAACCAGGAGTAAACTGTCTTGAATTAGATAAGTTTTTTATTGATTTTATTACAAGTAAGGGATGTACAAGTAACTTTAAAGGTTATGGAGGTTTTCCTGCACATATTTGTATTTCAATTAATGAACAATTAATACATGGAATACCTAGAGATAGAGTTCTACAAGATGGAGATATTGTATCAATTGATGCTGGGTGTGTATTTGAAAAATACCATGCAGATTCAGCAATAACTGTAATTTGTGGTAACTCAAAAGACAAAAAGTATGATAAACTAATAGAGTTGACTGAAAAGTCACTTTACTTGGCAATTGATCAGGTTAGAGCCGGTGTGCGCATCGGAACCATTTCTTCTACTGTTCAAAATTTTATTGAAGAAAATGGTTATCATTTGCCAACAGATTATTCAGGACACGGTATTGGATTGGAAATGCATGAAGATCCTTTTGTTCCTAATGTAGGAGTTGAAAATACTGGAATGAGATTAGTTCCGGGAATGACAATTTGTATTGAACCTATGGTTCAAATAGGAACACATAAAACCGTTGTTGCTGACGATGATTGAACAGTGTCATCAAAAGATGGTAGCATGACTGCCCACTTTGAACATACTATTTTGGTCACTGAAGGAGATCCAGA
- the rplN gene encoding 50S ribosomal protein L14, whose protein sequence is MIQNESRLKVADNSGAKEILVIRNLGGSVRKFTNIGDIVVATVKSAAPGGAVKKGQVIKAVIVRTVRGLRRADGTYIKFSENAAVIIKDDKSPRGTRIFGPIAREVKDAGFAKIASLAPEVL, encoded by the coding sequence ATGATACAAAATGAATCAAGATTAAAAGTCGCTGATAACTCAGGTGCTAAAGAAATTTTAGTTATACGTAATTTAGGTGGAAGTGTTAGAAAATTCACAAATATTGGAGATATTGTTGTTGCAACTGTTAAATCAGCAGCCCCAGGTGGAGCTGTTAAAAAAGGACAGGTTATTAAAGCTGTTATTGTTAGAACTGTTAGAGGTTTAAGAAGAGCTGATGGAACATACATTAAGTTCTCTGAAAACGCAGCAGTAATCATCAAAGATGATAAATCACCAAGAGGTACTCGTATCTTTGGTCCAATCGCACGTGAAGTAAAGGACGCTGGATTTGCTAAAATCGCATCTCTAGCTCCCGAAGTGTTATAG
- the rpsS gene encoding 30S ribosomal protein S19 — MSRSLKKGPFADDYLIKKVEALGEKKETIKTWSRRSTIFPSFVGHTFGVYNGKEFIPVYVTEDMVGHKLGEFSPTRKFGGHGDDKKKKK; from the coding sequence ATGTCTAGATCATTAAAAAAAGGACCTTTTGCTGATGACTACTTAATTAAAAAAGTAGAAGCATTAGGTGAGAAAAAAGAAACAATTAAAACTTGATCACGTCGTTCAACAATCTTCCCAAGTTTCGTTGGTCACACATTTGGAGTTTACAACGGAAAAGAATTTATCCCAGTTTATGTTACAGAAGATATGGTAGGTCACAAATTAGGAGAATTTTCACCAACACGTAAGTTTGGTGGACACGGTGATGACAAGAAAAAGAAAAAATAA
- the rpsE gene encoding 30S ribosomal protein S5, translating into MAEETKVVKAESAPKADSKVQANNQDKKDTRPNNNNRPNGQRRDPKFNRNREDNPYEERVVTINRVTKVTKGGRRFRFAAVVVIGDKKGRVGLGTGKANEVPDAIKKAIKEARKSLIRVPLAGTTVPHDVMGHYGAGKVMIKPARKGTGVIAGGPVRAVVELAGISDIYTKSLGSNTPINMIRATLEGLQQMQTPEQIARLRGNQVEVKKETKEATTA; encoded by the coding sequence ATGGCAGAAGAAACAAAAGTTGTTAAAGCTGAATCAGCTCCTAAAGCAGATTCAAAAGTTCAAGCAAACAACCAAGACAAAAAAGACACAAGACCAAACAACAACAATAGACCTAACGGACAAAGAAGAGATCCAAAATTCAACAGAAACAGAGAAGACAACCCTTATGAAGAAAGAGTTGTTACAATTAACCGTGTTACAAAAGTTACAAAAGGTGGACGTAGATTCAGATTTGCAGCAGTTGTAGTAATTGGTGATAAAAAAGGTAGAGTTGGATTAGGAACAGGTAAAGCAAACGAAGTACCAGACGCTATTAAAAAAGCAATTAAAGAAGCAAGAAAATCTTTAATTAGAGTACCATTAGCAGGAACAACAGTTCCTCATGATGTAATGGGACACTATGGAGCTGGAAAAGTTATGATTAAACCTGCAAGAAAAGGTACCGGAGTTATTGCTGGTGGTCCAGTTCGTGCCGTTGTCGAATTAGCTGGAATTTCAGACATTTATACAAAATCATTGGGATCAAATACACCTATCAACATGATCAGAGCTACATTAGAAGGTTTACAACAAATGCAAACACCAGAACAAATCGCAAGACTACGTGGAAACCAAGTTGAAGTTAAAAAAGAAACTAAAGAAGCTACAACAGCTTAA
- the rplE gene encoding 50S ribosomal protein L5: protein MNRLEKQYKEKIVPELFKEKQYKSIMQVPKITKVVINMGIGDAVHDTKKLDDAVLELQQITGQKPLVTKAKKSLAVFKLREGMPIGAKVTLRGKRMYEFLDKLISVALPRVRDFRGVPKTSFDKQGNYTMGIKEQIIFPEIDYDKVKKVRGMDITIVTTATNKDESFALLQKMGMPFVK from the coding sequence ATTAATAGATTAGAAAAACAATACAAAGAAAAAATCGTCCCAGAACTATTTAAAGAAAAGCAATACAAATCAATCATGCAAGTTCCAAAAATCACAAAAGTAGTTATCAATATGGGAATTGGAGATGCTGTACACGATACTAAGAAATTAGACGATGCAGTTCTTGAATTACAACAAATCACAGGTCAAAAACCTCTAGTAACTAAAGCTAAAAAATCTTTAGCTGTGTTCAAATTGCGTGAAGGTATGCCAATTGGAGCAAAAGTAACATTAAGAGGAAAAAGAATGTACGAATTCTTAGACAAATTAATATCAGTTGCGTTACCACGTGTGCGTGACTTTAGAGGGGTACCAAAAACTAGTTTCGATAAACAAGGAAACTACACAATGGGTATCAAAGAACAAATTATTTTCCCCGAAATTGATTACGATAAAGTAAAAAAAGTTCGTGGAATGGACATAACAATCGTTACAACAGCAACTAACAAGGACGAATCATTTGCATTATTACAAAAAATGGGAATGCCTTTCGTTAAGTAA
- a CDS encoding type Z 30S ribosomal protein S14 — MAKKSLKVKQAKVQKFKVREYTRCGNCGRPHSVLRKFNLCRVCFRDLAYKGQIPGIKKASW; from the coding sequence ATGGCAAAAAAATCATTAAAAGTAAAGCAAGCAAAAGTCCAAAAATTCAAAGTTAGAGAATACACACGTTGTGGAAACTGTGGTAGACCTCATTCAGTTTTGAGAAAATTTAATCTATGTCGTGTATGCTTCAGAGATCTAGCATACAAAGGACAAATCCCTGGTATTAAGAAAGCTTCATGATAG
- the rplR gene encoding 50S ribosomal protein L18, whose translation MKYTKAEARKRRHYRVRNKVSGTSARPRLNVFKSNSYFYAQIIDDVNGVTLVSSSSIKMGLKNACNIEAAKAVGKDIAEKAKSKKITDVVFDRGGYLFHGKVKAFAEAAKENGMKF comes from the coding sequence ATGAAATACACTAAAGCAGAAGCAAGAAAAAGAAGACACTATAGAGTTAGAAATAAAGTGTCTGGAACAAGTGCTAGACCAAGATTAAATGTATTTAAATCAAACTCATACTTCTATGCTCAAATAATTGACGATGTAAATGGTGTTACATTAGTATCATCATCTTCAATCAAAATGGGATTAAAAAACGCATGTAATATTGAAGCTGCAAAAGCAGTTGGTAAAGATATTGCAGAAAAAGCAAAAAGTAAAAAAATAACTGATGTAGTATTTGATAGAGGTGGATATTTATTCCATGGTAAAGTAAAAGCTTTTGCAGAAGCTGCAAAAGAAAATGGTATGAAATTCTAA
- the rplV gene encoding 50S ribosomal protein L22, translating into MEAKAKLTMIRISPRKVRLVADSIRSKKISEAVAILQNQDKRSSEPVLKLLNSAVANAVNNNGMEADQLFVKTIFVNEGPTLKRFRPRAHGRAYEILKRTSHITIVVSDER; encoded by the coding sequence ATGGAAGCAAAAGCAAAATTAACAATGATTAGAATATCACCTAGAAAAGTTAGACTAGTAGCTGACTCTATCAGAAGTAAAAAAATATCAGAAGCTGTAGCAATTCTTCAAAACCAAGACAAAAGATCTTCAGAACCAGTATTAAAATTATTAAACTCAGCTGTAGCAAATGCTGTTAACAACAACGGTATGGAAGCTGACCAATTATTTGTTAAAACAATCTTCGTTAACGAAGGACCAACATTAAAACGTTTTAGACCAAGAGCTCACGGTAGAGCTTATGAAATTTTAAAAAGAACTAGCCACATTACAATCGTGGTTAGCGACGAAAGATAG
- the rplF gene encoding 50S ribosomal protein L6, with translation MSRIGNRILAIPAGVEVKVEANNVVTIKGSKGELTQTFSPLIEIKVEGAELKTLRRNEQKHTKQLHGTTNSLIQGMLTGVNDGFVKELEIVGVGYRAALAGNKINLSLGFSHPVEYEIPKGITVEIPKPTEIKISGIDKQLVGEVAANIRAYRRPEPYKGKGVKYKDEKIIRKEGKAAGK, from the coding sequence ATGTCACGTATAGGAAACAGAATATTAGCAATTCCTGCTGGAGTAGAAGTTAAAGTTGAAGCAAATAACGTTGTAACTATCAAAGGATCAAAAGGTGAGTTAACTCAAACTTTTAGTCCATTAATCGAAATTAAAGTTGAAGGTGCAGAACTAAAAACTTTAAGAAGAAATGAACAAAAACACACAAAACAATTACATGGAACTACAAACTCATTGATTCAAGGAATGTTAACTGGAGTTAATGATGGTTTTGTAAAAGAACTTGAAATTGTTGGGGTTGGTTATAGAGCTGCATTAGCAGGTAATAAAATCAACTTATCACTAGGGTTTTCACACCCAGTGGAATACGAAATTCCAAAAGGAATTACAGTAGAAATCCCAAAACCAACAGAAATTAAAATATCAGGAATTGATAAACAATTAGTTGGAGAAGTAGCGGCAAACATTAGAGCATACAGAAGACCTGAACCTTACAAAGGTAAAGGGGTTAAATACAAAGATGAAAAAATCATTAGAAAAGAAGGTAAAGCAGCTGGTAAGTAG
- the rplW gene encoding 50S ribosomal protein L23 — MHLTQVIKKPLLTEKTYLGQQNGAYTFVVDKKANKTLIKKTFEEIFQVKVKDVRTMNYDGKDKRMGKFVGKTASYKKAIIVLKDGETLDILSDL; from the coding sequence ATGCATTTAACACAAGTTATTAAAAAACCTTTGTTAACTGAAAAGACTTACTTAGGTCAACAAAATGGTGCGTACACATTTGTTGTTGATAAAAAAGCAAACAAAACATTAATTAAAAAAACATTCGAAGAAATCTTCCAAGTTAAAGTTAAAGACGTAAGAACTATGAACTATGACGGAAAAGACAAAAGAATGGGTAAATTTGTTGGTAAAACAGCAAGTTACAAAAAAGCCATCATTGTATTAAAAGATGGAGAAACATTAGATATCTTATCAGACTTATAG
- the rpsC gene encoding 30S ribosomal protein S3 — protein sequence MGQKVSPNVLRIGVIRGWDNRWYAEKGEYVKWLHQDIKIRKAVEKQLRNAAVSKVEIERTKKEITLVIRSARPAVVLGQEGKNVENIVLTVRKTIKDRKADVKVKVIEIKNPDVDAKLVATFIGEQITNRASFRTVQKLAIRKALKAGAKGIKTSVSGRLGGVEMARTEGYLEGSVPLSTLRSDIDYALYEARTTYGQIGVKVWINHGEILGKQHQNNSKVIEDKKPQQRTPREVK from the coding sequence ATGGGACAAAAAGTATCTCCAAACGTTTTACGTATAGGTGTTATTAGAGGTTGAGACAACCGTTGATACGCTGAAAAAGGTGAATATGTTAAGTGATTACACCAAGATATCAAAATTAGAAAAGCTGTTGAAAAACAATTAAGAAACGCAGCTGTTTCAAAAGTTGAAATCGAAAGAACAAAAAAAGAAATCACTCTAGTAATTCGTTCAGCTCGTCCAGCAGTAGTTCTTGGACAAGAAGGTAAAAATGTTGAAAATATCGTTTTAACAGTTAGAAAAACAATAAAAGACAGAAAAGCTGATGTAAAAGTTAAAGTAATTGAAATTAAAAACCCAGATGTTGATGCAAAATTAGTTGCAACATTCATCGGTGAACAAATTACAAACCGTGCATCATTTAGAACTGTACAAAAATTAGCAATTAGAAAAGCATTAAAAGCAGGAGCTAAAGGAATTAAAACTTCAGTTTCTGGAAGACTTGGAGGAGTTGAAATGGCTCGTACTGAAGGATACCTAGAAGGTTCAGTACCATTATCAACTTTAAGAAGTGATATTGATTACGCTCTATATGAAGCAAGAACTACATATGGGCAAATCGGGGTTAAAGTTTGAATTAACCACGGGGAAATCTTAGGAAAACAACACCAAAACAATTCAAAAGTTATTGAGGACAAAAAACCTCAACAAAGAACACCAAGGGAGGTTAAATAG